In Salinigranum marinum, one DNA window encodes the following:
- a CDS encoding ABC transporter permease: MTPRPRRTRVWRSFRSHPPAVAGLAVVAVVTVVGVVAFVDDALLGNALVTAVWHSPFDPAFVPLAPPSPAHPFGTDSLGRDVLARTVYGAKVSVQVALTAVVVAAVVGSPLGIVAGYAGGTVETVLMRLVDVLLGFPALVLAIGLVAALGFSLTNVVIALGVVYVPQFARIARSSALSVSEEEYVDAARVLGYSRTHIVFREVLPNSVSPLLVQASLLMAFAIIAEASLSFLGLGVQPPTPTWGAMVSAGSGYLTSAPWISLFPGGAIFLSVLGFNLVGDGLRDALDPRDVSERRF; encoded by the coding sequence GTGACGCCCCGGCCGCGCCGCACGCGCGTCTGGCGGTCGTTCCGGAGCCACCCACCCGCTGTGGCCGGACTCGCCGTCGTCGCGGTCGTCACGGTCGTCGGCGTCGTCGCGTTCGTCGACGACGCCCTGCTGGGCAACGCGCTCGTCACGGCCGTCTGGCACAGCCCGTTCGATCCGGCGTTCGTCCCGCTCGCCCCGCCCTCTCCCGCCCACCCGTTCGGAACCGACAGCCTGGGGCGGGACGTCCTCGCGCGGACCGTCTACGGCGCGAAAGTGTCTGTCCAGGTCGCTCTTACTGCCGTCGTCGTCGCCGCCGTCGTCGGCTCCCCCCTCGGGATCGTCGCGGGCTACGCCGGCGGCACGGTCGAGACGGTGCTGATGCGCCTCGTGGACGTCCTCCTGGGCTTTCCGGCGCTCGTCCTCGCCATCGGGCTGGTCGCCGCGCTCGGCTTCAGCCTCACCAACGTCGTCATCGCCCTGGGGGTGGTGTACGTCCCGCAGTTCGCCCGCATTGCCCGGAGTTCGGCCCTGTCGGTGTCGGAGGAAGAGTACGTCGACGCCGCCCGCGTGCTGGGCTACTCGCGGACGCACATCGTCTTCCGCGAGGTGCTCCCCAACAGCGTCTCCCCCCTGCTGGTGCAGGCATCGTTGCTCATGGCCTTCGCCATCATCGCCGAGGCGTCGCTGTCGTTCCTCGGGCTCGGCGTCCAGCCGCCGACGCCGACGTGGGGAGCGATGGTGTCGGCCGGCAGCGGCTACCTCACCTCGGCCCCGTGGATCTCGCTGTTCCCCGGGGGCGCCATCTTCCTGTCGGTGCTCGGCTTCAACCTCGTCGGCGACGGCCTCAGAGATGCTCTCGACCCGCGCGACGTCTCCGAACGGAGGTTCTGA
- a CDS encoding dipeptide ABC transporter ATP-binding protein, giving the protein MTRRDTSTPAPRGDTGAEPVLAVEGLTTEFATDDGVVRAVEDVSFELYPGETLGIVGESGSGKSVTARSIVGLLDDTGRIAAGSVRLNGTELTTLSERRLQRVRGTEIAMVFQDPTAALTPVVTVGTQLVETILTHQDVTKREARARAVDLLESVRIADPEAVVDAYPHQLSGGQRQRVLVAIAVSCDPDVLIADEPTTALDVTIEAQLLDLLDEVARERDLSVVHITHDLGVIAAAADRVAVMYAGRFVETGATDDVFGSPRHPYTAGLLRATPRLEDVEPELLAGSVPTPESRPRGCNFAPRCPHATDACLADDPPLSALDGHDLDERDLGADGLDGRDAGGRGARAVACVRTEAIGALDPTPPATRDRRAGANPGETLVEALGLRKEFSAASGLVDRLLPGGDPPVQAVDGVDLALREHETVALVGESGSGKTTLGRLLVALTDPTHGAVRFAGRDLTAVPDAELRGRVQFVFQDPSSSLNPRQTVGRILRYAVEKHDDSDGDAEARVVELLEEVGLDPATRDQYPHQLSGGQKQRVAVARALAVDPDVLIADEPTSALDVSVQGQVLHLLDRIQRERGLAMLFVSHDLSVVRHVSDRVAVMYLGRIVEVGATEALFETPLHPYTEALISAVSSPDRGDESERIVLDGEIPDPKAPPTGCNFASRCPKAMDECHGRDPDLVPVEDDGDLDGREVACLLHSDATRSEPSR; this is encoded by the coding sequence GTGACTCGCAGGGACACCTCGACACCGGCTCCACGGGGTGACACCGGTGCGGAGCCGGTGCTCGCCGTCGAGGGGTTGACGACCGAGTTCGCGACCGACGACGGCGTCGTCCGCGCGGTCGAGGACGTGAGTTTCGAGCTGTACCCCGGCGAGACCTTGGGAATCGTCGGCGAGTCCGGATCGGGAAAGAGCGTCACAGCGCGGTCGATCGTGGGCCTGCTCGACGACACCGGCCGGATCGCAGCCGGGTCCGTTCGGCTCAACGGGACGGAGCTCACGACCCTCTCCGAGCGCCGGCTCCAGCGCGTCCGCGGCACCGAAATCGCGATGGTGTTTCAGGACCCGACGGCGGCGCTGACGCCCGTGGTCACGGTCGGAACGCAGCTCGTCGAGACGATCCTGACCCACCAGGACGTCACGAAACGCGAGGCACGCGCCCGCGCCGTCGACCTCCTCGAATCGGTCCGGATTGCCGACCCCGAGGCGGTCGTCGACGCGTACCCCCACCAGCTGTCGGGCGGCCAGCGCCAGCGCGTCCTCGTCGCCATCGCGGTCTCCTGTGACCCCGACGTGCTCATCGCCGACGAGCCGACGACGGCGCTCGACGTGACGATCGAGGCGCAACTCCTCGACCTCCTCGACGAAGTCGCCCGGGAGCGCGATCTGAGCGTCGTCCACATCACCCACGACCTCGGCGTGATCGCGGCGGCGGCCGACCGCGTCGCCGTCATGTACGCGGGGCGGTTCGTCGAGACGGGCGCGACCGACGACGTGTTCGGCTCGCCGAGACATCCTTACACCGCGGGGCTGCTCCGGGCGACTCCCCGGCTCGAAGACGTCGAACCAGAACTCCTCGCGGGGAGCGTTCCCACGCCCGAGTCGCGGCCGCGTGGCTGTAACTTCGCCCCGCGGTGTCCGCACGCGACCGACGCCTGTCTCGCCGACGACCCGCCGTTGAGTGCGCTCGACGGGCACGACCTCGACGAACGTGACCTCGGCGCGGACGGGCTCGACGGACGCGACGCCGGTGGACGCGGCGCACGCGCGGTCGCCTGCGTCCGAACGGAGGCGATCGGCGCGCTCGACCCGACGCCGCCGGCGACCCGCGACCGACGAGCGGGAGCGAACCCGGGGGAGACGCTCGTCGAAGCACTCGGCCTCCGAAAGGAGTTCAGCGCCGCGTCCGGGCTCGTCGACCGGCTCCTCCCCGGCGGCGACCCCCCGGTGCAGGCCGTCGACGGCGTCGACCTCGCGCTGCGCGAACACGAGACGGTGGCGCTGGTCGGCGAGTCCGGCTCCGGCAAGACGACCCTCGGACGGCTGCTCGTCGCCCTCACCGACCCCACTCACGGGGCGGTCCGCTTCGCGGGACGCGACCTCACCGCAGTCCCCGACGCCGAACTCAGAGGCCGCGTTCAGTTCGTCTTTCAGGATCCCAGCTCGTCGCTCAACCCCCGGCAGACGGTCGGCCGAATCCTCCGGTACGCGGTCGAGAAACACGACGACAGCGACGGAGACGCCGAAGCGCGCGTCGTCGAACTCCTCGAGGAGGTGGGGCTCGATCCGGCGACGCGGGACCAGTACCCCCACCAGCTGTCGGGCGGGCAGAAACAGCGCGTCGCCGTCGCCCGGGCGCTGGCGGTGGACCCCGACGTGCTCATCGCCGACGAGCCCACGTCGGCGCTCGACGTGAGCGTCCAGGGACAGGTGCTCCACCTCCTCGACCGGATCCAGCGCGAGCGCGGCCTGGCGATGCTGTTCGTGAGCCATGATTTATCAGTAGTGAGACACGTGTCCGACCGCGTCGCCGTGATGTATCTCGGGCGGATCGTCGAGGTCGGCGCGACCGAGGCGCTGTTCGAGACGCCGCTGCACCCCTACACCGAGGCGCTCATCAGCGCCGTCTCGTCGCCCGACCGCGGAGACGAGTCCGAGCGGATCGTCCTCGACGGGGAGATCCCCGACCCGAAAGCGCCACCCACGGGCTGTAACTTCGCCTCGCGCTGCCCGAAAGCGATGGACGAGTGCCACGGCCGCGACCCCGACCTGGTCCCGGTCGAAGACGACGGGGACCTCGACGGACGAGAGGTCGCCTGTCTGCTCCACAGCGACGCGACGCGGTCGGAACCGTCACGCTGA
- a CDS encoding ABC transporter substrate-binding protein — protein sequence MGSDHTRGWMTPSRRRFLAGVGVTGLAGVAGCAGGSGGGASGDAGDDGGSGGGTAGSADTAAGTDEETVVRIGIANGGWDLLPPRDTDFDSNKVYTLLSDNVVNLDADAGVVPDLATDWRRESDTQYVFELEEGVTFHNGEPFAAADVKYTYDWIQTNENPRRSDLAAVEDVVVEDDRTVRFDLSEPFAPLLYKIHAVMWPLSKTAIDEHGDAYNQNPVGTGPFELTEWESGNRAVLEAYDDYWRGRPAIDRIEFHILPEDSSKVAQLETGDVDLVDRMPPQFTERVEAAGNARVITTTGVSAGRVDFNTDVEPLGDRRVRRALAWAIDKERIVETVLQGFGTPGTSILPDSFPQYNDAVSDFNHPTGDTERARALLADAGYGDGLSLEIKTSTQSRHRRTATLVQAMWGEIGVDAEIQSLDGNTFWSQETSGDFEVAISNFTWFGDPDTLLYLYHSEGLNVWNVANDELDALLDDQRRAVDPEARAALIDRIQRLTYEEAYSIYTDYPQRIQGISTRISGFEQYPNGSFRSLDAASVE from the coding sequence ATGGGAAGCGACCACACACGAGGGTGGATGACGCCGAGTCGTCGGCGGTTCCTCGCTGGCGTCGGTGTGACCGGGCTCGCGGGGGTCGCGGGCTGTGCCGGTGGCTCGGGAGGCGGGGCGAGCGGCGACGCCGGTGACGACGGTGGCTCGGGAGGCGGGACGGCGGGATCGGCCGACACCGCCGCCGGGACGGACGAGGAGACGGTCGTCAGGATCGGCATCGCCAACGGCGGCTGGGACCTCCTCCCGCCGCGCGATACCGACTTCGACTCGAACAAGGTGTACACGCTGCTGTCCGACAACGTCGTCAATCTCGACGCCGACGCCGGGGTGGTTCCGGATCTCGCGACCGACTGGCGCCGCGAGAGCGACACCCAGTACGTCTTCGAACTCGAGGAGGGCGTCACGTTCCACAACGGCGAGCCGTTCGCCGCCGCGGACGTGAAGTACACCTACGACTGGATCCAGACCAACGAGAACCCGCGGCGGAGCGACCTCGCGGCCGTCGAGGACGTCGTCGTCGAGGACGACCGCACCGTCCGGTTCGACCTCTCCGAGCCGTTCGCGCCGCTTCTGTACAAGATCCACGCCGTGATGTGGCCGCTGTCGAAGACGGCGATCGACGAACACGGCGACGCGTACAACCAGAATCCGGTAGGGACGGGCCCGTTCGAACTCACCGAGTGGGAGTCGGGCAACCGGGCGGTCCTCGAAGCGTACGACGACTACTGGCGGGGCCGACCCGCGATCGATCGGATCGAGTTCCATATCCTCCCCGAGGACTCCTCGAAGGTCGCCCAGTTGGAGACGGGCGACGTCGACCTCGTCGACCGGATGCCGCCACAGTTCACGGAGCGCGTCGAAGCCGCCGGGAACGCGCGGGTGATCACGACGACCGGCGTGAGCGCCGGCCGCGTCGACTTCAACACCGACGTCGAACCGCTCGGCGACAGGCGGGTGCGCCGCGCGCTCGCGTGGGCCATCGACAAGGAGCGCATCGTCGAGACGGTCTTACAGGGGTTCGGGACCCCGGGAACGTCGATCCTCCCCGACTCGTTCCCGCAGTACAACGACGCGGTTTCGGACTTCAACCACCCGACGGGCGACACCGAACGGGCCCGGGCGTTGCTCGCGGATGCAGGCTACGGCGACGGCCTCTCGCTCGAGATCAAGACCTCCACGCAGTCGCGCCACCGGCGCACCGCGACGCTCGTCCAGGCGATGTGGGGAGAGATCGGCGTCGACGCGGAGATCCAGTCCCTCGACGGCAACACCTTCTGGTCGCAGGAGACGAGCGGCGACTTCGAGGTCGCCATCTCGAACTTTACCTGGTTCGGCGACCCGGACACCCTCCTGTATCTGTACCACAGCGAGGGGCTGAACGTCTGGAACGTCGCCAACGACGAGCTCGACGCCCTGCTCGACGACCAGCGCCGCGCGGTCGATCCCGAGGCGCGGGCGGCGCTGATCGACCGCATCCAGCGGCTCACGTACGAGGAGGCGTACTCGATCTACACCGACTACCCACAGCGCATCCAGGGCATCTCGACGCGGATCTCCGGCTTCGAGCAGTACCCCAACGGCTCGTTCCGGTCGCTCGACGCCGCGAGCGTGGAGTGA
- a CDS encoding ArgE/DapE family deacylase, translated as MITKAELYDAVDEREAELVAFMRDFLAIETENPPGRNYAEGAAFLAGAMERRGYDVEEVRVPSDVVARHYPDRTDHERVNVIGRQTGGAEETGHDTGDDANDGPHVHFTGHFDVVPAGEDWSTDPYDPVVDEGRIYGRGASDMKSGIAASLFAVDALRAVGPPLPGTITQSMTVDEETGGFTGLGFLVAEGYVSPDNTDFCVYTECFDSSRVCLGHRGVLKFHVTATGTKAHGCMAHDGHNAITVMNDFLTRIEAYREELHGRTTDLPVTPVESRHADVSATMLDAGYSENVVPDRCRATFYRVLVPGETVEAAREEIRALMAETESALESDLSYDEIMYAEPTAVSEECTVARTYVDHVRDFHADPAFVVSPGSDDQRFVVNDAGIEECIVYGPGLLDQAHVVDEYVPIEEVLTAAKVMAVSTADLMGVLAR; from the coding sequence ATGATCACGAAAGCCGAACTCTACGACGCGGTCGACGAGCGCGAGGCGGAGCTCGTCGCGTTCATGCGCGACTTCCTCGCCATCGAGACCGAGAACCCCCCGGGGCGGAACTATGCCGAGGGGGCGGCGTTCCTGGCCGGGGCGATGGAGCGGCGCGGCTACGACGTCGAGGAGGTCCGCGTCCCGTCCGACGTGGTCGCCCGTCACTACCCCGACCGGACCGACCACGAGCGCGTGAACGTCATCGGGCGACAGACCGGCGGTGCGGAAGAAACGGGCCACGACACCGGGGATGACGCGAACGACGGGCCTCACGTTCACTTCACCGGCCACTTCGACGTGGTCCCCGCGGGCGAGGACTGGTCGACCGATCCGTACGACCCGGTCGTCGACGAGGGCCGCATCTACGGCCGCGGCGCGTCGGACATGAAATCCGGCATCGCCGCGAGCCTCTTCGCCGTCGACGCGCTCCGCGCCGTCGGCCCTCCGCTCCCGGGGACGATCACCCAGAGCATGACCGTCGACGAGGAGACGGGCGGGTTCACCGGGCTTGGCTTCCTGGTGGCGGAGGGGTACGTCTCGCCCGACAACACGGACTTCTGTGTGTACACCGAGTGTTTCGACTCCTCGCGCGTCTGTCTCGGCCACCGTGGCGTCCTCAAGTTCCACGTGACGGCGACGGGAACGAAGGCCCACGGCTGTATGGCGCACGACGGACACAACGCGATCACCGTCATGAACGACTTCCTCACCCGGATCGAAGCCTACCGCGAGGAACTTCACGGGCGGACGACCGACCTGCCGGTGACGCCCGTCGAGTCGCGCCACGCGGACGTCTCGGCGACGATGCTCGACGCGGGCTACTCCGAGAACGTCGTCCCCGACCGGTGTCGGGCGACCTTTTACCGAGTCCTGGTCCCCGGCGAGACGGTCGAGGCCGCCCGCGAGGAGATCCGCGCGCTCATGGCCGAGACCGAGTCGGCCCTCGAGAGCGACCTCTCGTACGACGAGATCATGTACGCCGAACCGACCGCCGTCTCGGAGGAGTGCACCGTGGCACGGACGTACGTCGACCACGTCCGCGACTTCCACGCCGATCCCGCGTTCGTCGTCTCGCCGGGCTCGGACGATCAGCGGTTCGTCGTCAACGACGCCGGCATCGAGGAGTGTATCGTCTACGGCCCCGGCCTCCTCGACCAGGCGCACGTCGTCGACGAGTACGTCCCGATCGAGGAGGTCCTCACCGCGGCGAAGGTGATGGCCGTCTCGACGGCGGACCTCATGGGGGTGCTCGCGAGGTGA